The following DNA comes from bacterium.
TAGAAGAACTACAAGGGACTGAAATAAGTATATTTTTCTCCCCCGTCTTCAAATTATATTGAATTATGGAACTATTTCCCTCCGATTCAAAAATCTCTGATGTTTGTCGTGATTGATAAGCGGTCATCGTATCCTCTTTTAATCTTAAAAGATAGGGTAGTGAATCATTTGTGTATTCAACAAAGTATATGATATCCTCGCTTAACCATTTTGGAATAGAATAGAAAATAGGAATAAATCCCCCATAAGGCGTAACTTTATGTTCTTTACTTTTGGCAATAATAGAATTTCCTTTTATACACTTTTGAATTTTTTGTTCATAACTTAATTCTGGTTGAAATACACTGCAGGATAAACCTAGAAACGTTAAAACCAATAGAGGAAATATAGTTTTTTTCACTTGTTTTCTTTTACATAATTATAAAACTTTTCTATTTCTTTTGTAACTTTATCCCAGGAATATTTGAGTGCGGTTTGCCGGCCGTTAGCTACTAAGCGGTTATAAAGTTCGGGTTCTTTATAGAGTTTTATTATTGTGTCGGCAATTGCAACCGGATTTTTAGGTTCAAATAATAAACCATCTTCACCATCTTTTACAACCTGTGAATACCCGTCAATGTTGCTTGCAATTACGCAAGCGCCTGCCGCCATTCCTTCCAACAAAACTATCCCGAAACTTTCCCTGTCCGTTGCCGGGGAACAAAAAATATTGCAGCTTGCGTAGTAACTTGGAAGAAGCGCAGGCTCGACAAAACCCACAAAATTAATCCCTTCCATATTATTTTTTATTACGGTATCATTAAGCCAGCCCTTGCCGACAACAATTAGTCTAGCGGATTTTATTTCTTTTCGCACGAACTGGAAAGCAGAGATTAAATAGTCAAGTCCTTTGCGGGGCTCAAACCTGCCAACGAATAAAATATTAAAAAAGTTGCCCTTGTTTAATTCGGGAATTGGTTTTACCGTGGCAGAAAATTTCGTAGTATCCACACCGTTAGGAATGATTGTAATGTTCGGTATGGCAGAAACCGTCTTTGTCGTCTGGCTTTGTTTCATTGTTCTGAGCGCTACTTCGGAAACTGCAATCATTCCATCGAGTCTTTTTGTATATGGCTGGACGACTGCAGCCGCATATTTGTGCCAGCTTAGTTTTGGGGAGGCAGAATGAAAAGTTGCGATGTTTACCGCGCGGGAATGTTTTATTGCAAACATCCCGATAAATGAGTTGGGACAATGAATATGTAGAACGTCAAAGTTATGCTCTTTTATCACGGAACGGGCTTGTTTTTCTAAGTCCAATGCCATCGGTATTATGCCGACGGATTTGTTTATGTAGAAACGCTGTGCCCTCCCGATACGGATAATATTTATGGATTTGTCGTATTCTTCGGTAAAAGATGAGTTTAACCAATCGTAGTTTGTAGTTAGTATTGAGACGTTATGTCCGAGTTTTACCAACTCGCAGGCAGAATGATATACGTGTTCGGAGACTCCGCCCGGGTAAGGATAATAAAGGTCAGAAATGATGCAAATTTTCATTTCGTATTAAGTTTAGAAAATAAACAACCGTATTAAAGATTTGTAAAGTGTTTTTTATAGGAAACTGTAAAAAGTTGACAACGAAATTAAAACACTATATTATATTTTCTAATGAAATCAAGAAGAGTAATTAGTTCAAGATACCTCATCGTTGTAACCATAATTTTTGCCTTGCTTATGGGAATAACAGGGACAGTCGTTATCAAACGAACAAGCTCCAGTATGTTGAAAGCGATTGAACAGGAGGGAATGGTTTTAACCGAAGGGCTGATTCTAAGCAGTCAAAACATCCTTAAAGCCGGCACCGTGATTGAACCTCTTTTCCGCCAGAAACTTCTTGATATTGCAAGGTTTATATCAAAGGATTCGAAAGTTCCGTCTATGGAAAAACTCGCTACCCTGTCCTCAGAATATAACTTATCCCGTATAGACATATTTGACCTTCGGGGGACATTATTAAAAAGTTCCCTGCCTTATCCCGTAGATAAAAAAATAGATTCTATCTTGCAACCGCTTTTAGACGGGACGGAAAGCGAGACTCCAATTGACGCGATTGACAACAACTTCGGCGTTGCGTTGAGAGTGGATAAAAGAATTATTACCTGCTACATAGATGCATCTTATATAAATGATTTCCGCAAGGAAACCGGTATCGGGGCGCTTATCCAGAAAATGAGCAAAGAAAAAGGCATAAGATATATCGTGCTTCAGGATGATGACGGCATCGTGTTTGCTTCGGAAAATATCAAAAGTATGAACAAAATTGATACGGATACTTTCCTTGTTAATGTCGTTGAAAAAAATATTACGGCGAGCAGGATGTATACTTTAAGAAATCATAAAGTATTGGAAGTCGTAAAACCTTTTATTATAGATGGGGTATCGTTCGGGGTATTCAGAGTTGGGCTTTCGCTTTCACAGTATAACCAGATAGCAGAGGAAAACAAGAAACACATAATATTACTCATCGCCGTAATATTTTTCTTGGGCGCCATCGTAATGAACCTGATTGGATTGACACAGCATTATACGACACTTGATAAATCTTACAGCGAAATACAAAGTCTTACGGGAAGCATTCTTGAGAGCATAGGAAATGCAGTCGTTGCGGTGGACAGCAAAAAAAGGATAACCGTATTCAACCAGAGCGCAGAGAAGTTATTTTCGATTTCCCGTTCGGCGATAATCGGGAAAGAATATAAATCCGTTTTCCCGAACGATGAATGTTTCATAGACCTTACTCTGGAAAAAGGTCGAACCATACAGGATATGACAAAGGCTTACACAAACCTGAAAGGACATTCGCTTATCTTATCCATAAACACGAATACGATTTTTAATAAAGAAAATAAAATTGAAGGGGCGGTAGGAGTGTTGAGAGACATTACGGAAATGAAAAAGATGGAAGAAAACCTGAAAGAGAAAGAAAGGCTTTCTGCGCTTGGGGAACTTGCCGCCGGGGTTGCGCATGAGATCAGAAATCCGCTTAATGCTATAGGAATAACAGCCCAGAGGATTGAGCAGGAGTTTGAGCCGAAAGAAAATGATAAAGAATTCAAGGAATTTATAAACATAATAAAGAATGCGATTGCGTCACTGAATAATACAGTGGAAGAATTTTTAAATCTTGCCAGGCCAATGACGCTGAGCTTAAAAGAAGAAGACATTAATAAAGTTCTGGATGATGTTATTTCATTGATTCAAAACGAAA
Coding sequences within:
- a CDS encoding glycosyltransferase family 4 protein, which gives rise to MKICIISDLYYPYPGGVSEHVYHSACELVKLGHNVSILTTNYDWLNSSFTEEYDKSINIIRIGRAQRFYINKSVGIIPMALDLEKQARSVIKEHNFDVLHIHCPNSFIGMFAIKHSRAVNIATFHSASPKLSWHKYAAAVVQPYTKRLDGMIAVSEVALRTMKQSQTTKTVSAIPNITIIPNGVDTTKFSATVKPIPELNKGNFFNILFVGRFEPRKGLDYLISAFQFVRKEIKSARLIVVGKGWLNDTVIKNNMEGINFVGFVEPALLPSYYASCNIFCSPATDRESFGIVLLEGMAAGACVIASNIDGYSQVVKDGEDGLLFEPKNPVAIADTIIKLYKEPELYNRLVANGRQTALKYSWDKVTKEIEKFYNYVKENK
- a CDS encoding ATP-binding protein translates to MKSRRVISSRYLIVVTIIFALLMGITGTVVIKRTSSSMLKAIEQEGMVLTEGLILSSQNILKAGTVIEPLFRQKLLDIARFISKDSKVPSMEKLATLSSEYNLSRIDIFDLRGTLLKSSLPYPVDKKIDSILQPLLDGTESETPIDAIDNNFGVALRVDKRIITCYIDASYINDFRKETGIGALIQKMSKEKGIRYIVLQDDDGIVFASENIKSMNKIDTDTFLVNVVEKNITASRMYTLRNHKVLEVVKPFIIDGVSFGVFRVGLSLSQYNQIAEENKKHIILLIAVIFFLGAIVMNLIGLTQHYTTLDKSYSEIQSLTGSILESIGNAVVAVDSKKRITVFNQSAEKLFSISRSAIIGKEYKSVFPNDECFIDLTLEKGRTIQDMTKAYTNLKGHSLILSINTNTIFNKENKIEGAVGVLRDITEMKKMEENLKEKERLSALGELAAGVAHEIRNPLNAIGITAQRIEQEFEPKENDKEFKEFINIIKNAIASLNNTVEEFLNLARPMTLSLKEEDINKVLDDVISLIQNETREKGIVITKKFNEMRPVEIDVEKLRRAIFNIALNGIQAMSSGGELFFGTELYEGSCKITIKDTGCGIPKEALKKIFIPYFSKKAKGTGLGLSITHQLVTAHKGRIEVESIEGAGTTFTIILPVKG